The sequence AGCCCAAAGCCTGAGGCCTTAGTGTCCTTGCTTCAAGCCTGGCTGATTTGGCCTTGTTCCTGTTTCCTACTTACCTTTGCCTCAACAATTAGCTCCTAGCAGGGGGCATGGCCTCAGAGCCCCCAGTGAGCTCCTAAGACCTGGGGCCAAAGTGGACCAGCAGTTTGCTGAGGGGCTAGTTGAAGCCTCTAGCTTGGCTTACCCAGAGCTGCAGTGGGGGAAAGATGAGGGGCTGAGAAGTGGCAGCAACAGGACTTTTCTTGCGCCCTGGGAGCTTCCTGCAGCAGTATGATTGGGAGGCCTGTACAGAAAAAGGGACACCAAGGTAGAAAGGCCCCGCCCAGTGTCCCTTCCCCAGCAGAGTCGTTCCTGCCACTCCTGAGACCTCATAGTGGAAAGAGATCCAGCTAGATGCTCCTTCCTGGTgatccccccactcccacctgtcCCTCAGTTCCTCATCCATAAAGTAGGGTGACAAGAACCTCTTTCAAATGGTGCAGGAGGATTTACAGAAGTAGTGACTGGGGAATTTGCCTGGGATGTTCCAAGCACCTGGCAAAGCTGGAAATATTAAACATGCATGCACAGTGACCCTCCCTGAGCTCAGGACAGCTTGATGCTTCCTACAGCCCTGCACCTGCACACCTGAAATGAGTTCTCCATCACCTCAGTGCAGGTGAGGGCCAAGGTTATCTGGAAAGACTCTAGAGACCACACTTGCTCTGCCTGTCCTCTCTATGTATCCTTGGGCAAGTGACCAGCCTCTTGGAGCCTTActtctcatctgtaacatggtATTACCTTCCTCACTGGCTGCTCCAGGGGCTTCAACAAAATAATGTGCCTGAAGTGTTCTGTACAGCTGTACATGTAGAAAGTTCTCAAAGTGAGCATTGTGACCatggtggtgatgctggtggtgcTGATGGTGTTGGTGCAGGGGGGGGAAAGGAGCTAGAGGGCAAGGATGTCAGGACCCATCTCTCTCAGCTCTTCCTCATCACTTCGCCTTATCTTTCctacttttctctccctcctccttacCTCCTCCTCCtagctcttctctctccctctcctttcctccccctccttcctcttctccttcctccttctccctccctcccccacaacaagccTGGCCAGCCAGCTCTCTCCTGGACTCAATGTCTCTGTAATGAGTCCTGGGATGGGGGGGGgctctttctattttctattcaacccctcctctccctggagTGTGGGGAGCCTTAGGGGTACCCCTCATCTCACATGCTCGCTTAGTGGTTCTGTGTTTTAGCTTCAGAACTGGGCCTCCAGGGACAGTGGAGAGTGCCGCTGGCCTGGAGCCCCAGCCTCAATGGTTCAGCCCAGAGATCCTGTACCCCTTTGCTGCTTGATTCTTCTCATGCTTGACTTTGCCTTAGCAGGTGCTCCTgccaggaactcctgcttccccatctgtaaggacttcacatctgtgaccttatCTAACCCCCACCCATCTCCTGCCTCACCTTTGGTCCCTCTCCAGCAGCACATCTgaacccccgcccccaacccccagtGTGGGGGGAAACCCAGGCCCGTAGGTCCAGGCAGACCAACCCAGGAGGACTGGGCAGGCCTGGGCCCCTCACCCCAGCCAGAGGCTGCTGTCTGTGCCCACAGGAATAAGAAGCCATCTGCCCCGCCAGGTCCATGGCCCTGCAATGTGGGTTAGCATTCAACTCATGCCAGGGGTCAGGAACCATTCTGTGCCAAGGATCCAGGCTACCTGTGACAAGGATCAGAGTTTAAATTGCACCTGGGGTCAGGTTTAGACATGACAAGGGGCAGCACTGAGCCCAGAAATGTCTGCTGGGACTGCTATCTGTGGTGGAGGATCCCCTGATAGCCCTGGAGAGGCTTCTCCCTGCCCCGGGCTACCCCATGGTGCCCTGGGCATCTAGGTCAGAACGGCAGGAGCCTAATGCcatgggggcggggtgggaaggAATAGCGCTGAGCACAGACAGCCAGGCCCCATGCCTGCTACACCATCCTGTCCACTCTGAGCCtcatcctctctcctctccacccctgccctccacccaggCCTCAACGTGAGCCGCAACTGCACAGACGAGGGCTGGACGCCCCTGGAGCCTGGCCCCTACCCCATTGCCTGTGGCATGGATGACAAGGCATCGGGTTTGGACGAGGTGGGCTTTGGTGCACCCCACAAACACCCCAGAGTGCCCTGGCTTGCTAgctcctcccactctctcccaccaAGGGGCATAGTTGCCTTCTGTGTGGGAGTCAGGATGCCAGGGGTCTGCCTTCCCCAAATCTCCTTCCTCTCCAGGCCCCCATTCCCAAAGGCTCACCCCCTGGCTCCCCTGACAGGGCGCAGGAGGGGGCTTCCAGAATGACTCACAGCAGCAAACACGAAGCAGCACCCTCAGGTCAGCCCACCCCACTCCTTCATGGGAGCCTTGCTCCAGCCCTGGAGATGGGAGGGCAGAGAGAGCCCATGgagaggggaaactgaggtgcGGATCCTGGAAGGAACCAGCCTCAGACACCCATCAGCCAGTCAGGGATAGGACCATTGTCCTCagccccaggtcagggatccgCCCTGGAGCAGGTGAAGCAGGGGtggtctctgtaaggatgtggggcCAGAAGCCAGGGAGGGATATTAATGGGGAGGCTAGAGTGTAATTGGAGTCCTGAGCTAGGGTCCGTCTCTGCTTTGGTGGGTGCAGGCAGTCTGTCTGTCTGAGATGACATCTGTCCCATCCCTGACACCCTTTGCAGACAGGGCTTTCACTCCTGCCAAGAGGCCAGCAATTTCCTCAGAGGCCTTCCACGCCCACCCTCAGGCAGGATCTAAATCCCTTAAATCCCTTTTCACCCCCAGCCTCTATTCTGGAAGAGTGCAAGGGATAGGAaggacgggggtggggagggggggctgcCCAGTGACTGTGGCTCTGCGTGTATCCATGGGAGGGGCCAGCAGGGAGCCCTTGGCATCTAGGTCCTGCCTCCCCAGAAAGGCCAGATCGTCCTCCTCCCGCTAACCCCAGCCCCTGAGTGTCGCAATTAGGGAATTACCCTTCCCCCTCGGTGTCTTTACTGCTCTCCATTCCTCACCACCCGGCAAGGGGGTCTTGTGTAGGGACAAGAGGGACAAGCATTCTTGTCCCCAAGGATGGCCCAGAAGGGCTGTTGGACGTGTGACTGAAGAATGAATGGGTGGACCAAATGGAACATGTGACATTTCCCTCCTGAAGGAGCAGACAGAAGGGTTGAGTTCAacctccaccccaccctgggAAGCTGTACTGTCTCAACTGTGGATACCAGGGGTCAGGAGTCTGGGGATGAGAGGGGGCCACTCAGCTTctcttgggagccctgggcctCAGGCTTCTCATCTGCcaaggcagggaagggaggcaggataTATAGGGCACCCCGCTCCTGCCAATACCCCCTAGGTGAGCCCCCCCAATGCTCCACCCAAGATAATCACCCACCTCCCTCTAGCAGCAGCAGACAGTGTTCTACAATTCTGTGAAGACCGGCTACACCATCGGCTACAGCTTGTCCCTCGCCGCCCTCCTGGTCGCCACCGCCATCTTGAGCCTGTTCAGgtgaggtccagccccagcaaCAGGCCTCAAAGCAGACCAGCCAGGTCACTCCTCACCCAGGTGtgctctgccctcctccactgacagcctgcagcacatggccctgccccagcccccccTGCAAGGCCAGCCTCCCCTAGAGACAGCAGGCTGCTCAGCATTCACCTATCTCAGCCTTGTCCCTCACAGGATGGCCCTGCACCTGGGAACAGGGCACCAGAGGCTGGGGCCTGTGCCCTGGGAGGAAGCATCTGTGGGCCAGGCTGCACACATGGGTGGGGTACCTGGGGACAGGGTTCCCCTTCAGGACAGGGCCTGAACTCAGAGGCTACAAGCTCCGCCGCCCCACTGATGAGCACTGGACCATGTTGGTTGGGTGGGGGTCTGATCTTCGGCCTCCCAGATCTGGCCGCCTCCCACAGGAAGCTCCACTGCACTCGGAACTACATCCACATGCACCTCTTCATATCCTTCATCCTGAGGGCCACCGCCGTCTTCATCAAAGACTTGGCCCTCTTCGACAGCGAGGAATCAGACCACTGCTCCAAGGGCTCGGTGAGGACCCGCCCAGGCCCACCTCCCTCTTCTGTCCCTCCTCTGAAtcccctcttctccctttcttccccctcgtccttcctcctgtctcccccttcctctctctccctctctctccaaagATAGCCAACCCCTCTCCAACCTTGCCTTCTAGCTCCTTgcatcctccttccctcccagcacCAGGAGATGGTGTTCGGCCATCTGGGGAGTTCACAGACCTGCTCCACAAGACCTCTTCTCAGTGGGAAATGGGTCTTCATGCCAAAGCCCACAGCCCTCATCCCTGCCTCTGTTGCTAACTTcccatgtgaccttggggaactccctggctcagtttccccatttgtgcAAGGACATCCAAGCCTTCTTCCAACTCTCCCCTCTGCCATTTGCATACCCAGGGCTCTGCTCACCCTGCCACCCTTCTTACTCTCGCCCCACGCCCGTTGCCATCTGGAGCTACTCCAAACCCACACAGCCCTCCTCTCCTATTCTTCCTCTGCCATCAGTCACCTCTGAACCTTCCTAGGGAAGGGAGTTTAAGTAAGCACTTAAGGAATTCAGTGCCCATCACTAACAGGGCCATTTCCAGGTGAATCTGAGCTCAAgcacaccccccccacaccccctggAGCTGAGACCAGTCCTGCTCCCACCCACCCCTTGTAGTCAGTGACGCATTGTCTCATAAGTGGCCTCAGAGGCAGTGTATTATTTCAGGGGTCAGCAGTGCCTTCTCCCTGAAGAGTGAAATTGAAAGTGAATCTCTGCAGAGATTGATGATGGAATCTTAGGCATCTCAACAAGGAGGAGGGAACATTCAGTGGAACCACCCTGGCCATTCCCAGAGCTCCTCAGAGGATCCTGCTCAGGAGCTGGGCTCAGACCTGTGCAGTGTGAGCCTTGGAGCCTGGGGaacagcctccagcctccagcatgCTTGTTGAGGATAATTGTGGAGGCGGGCTTCCCAATTCACTAGCAGCTCTGCAGAGCTTTTCTAAGGCAAGGAGAAGCACAGATAATTGTCCAGTTAAAGAGCAGAGTTATTCTTGCTGTAAAGCAGATGGGGGAGAGTTGGGGAAATAGCATGTAATGGGAGGGACTGAAGTAAGACCTGAGCAAGGACTTTGCAACCTTTGAGAGAGGAGGACATCTGAGGATGTCTCAAAGCGAAGGGCacaggaagggagggtgggaacCTGTATTCTGGGTAGAGGGAGGAGTAAAagcagagggcttcctggaggagggtggCCTTAACCTCTGGCTCACAGGTTCTGGTCTTGATCTGAAATGGGAGACTAATTCTGGGAGAGGACAGAGGGCCCAGAAGATCTTCTAATCATGCCATGTGGGCCACCCAGAGCCCCTGATTGCCCTACTCAGGTATTCCCCTGAATCGGTATTGTCCTCACCTGCCTGGGGCACTTATTCTTCCATCACTTCCTCTGGCCCCCAGGAAGAATAATCATCCCTCCCCTTGCCTCTTTTTTCTCGCTTCtactttcctctcctcttccctcttttccttctctatctcTCCCCAAAAATTCCACCTAAGCCCTGCTCCACAATCCACAGCCCTTCTTCCTACTCATTTCAGGGACTCTTGCAAATACAAGCAAGACTTCTTCCTCATGCCTCTCCCAGCAACCTTCCATCATAATTGGAATCAGATAAATGAATAATGAGGGTGATAAATGAATGGGTTGGGAGATGGGTGGATGAGTAAATAGTGTGTATATGACTAAGAGtatagatggataaagaaaaattagatagaTGATGGGTAGAGGGTGTGGGTGGGTAGACTGATGAGTAGATGGATACACAGATTGATGGACAAGTGGATACATGGATGGCTGGATAGATGGCTAAGTGTCTGAGTTGACAGTGGATGTCTGGTAGGTGGACAGTAGatgaatggagagaaaaataggTGAGTATGTGGATGGATTGATAGATGAAAGCTGATGGGTGCAGAGAGATAATAATGGAGAGACGCATGGCTGGTAGATGGGTAAATAGGTGAGTTGGCAGTGGTTGTCTAATGGGTGGATAGGTGGATGTCTGGATTGGTAGGTGGGTGGATAGACATATAGACTGGAAGATGAATAGATGATAATTGATGGATGGATAATTTGAATTGCAAGCTTATTCTAAAGCCTCAGATGATCTAAAATTAGAGATAATGAGAAAGCCACTGAGTACATTTTAAGGTGATAATACAAAAATAACGAGATTAAACAGTCTGTATTGCAAATCTGTCACCCCAGAGATGTGATCAGGCAGGGACCCCTACAGCTCCAGTGAGCCCCCTGTCTCCTGCTCCCTTTGCAGGTGGGCTGTAAGGCAGCCGTGGTTTTATTCCAGTACTGTGTCATGGCCAACTTCTTCTGGCTGCTGGTGGAGGGCCTCTACCTGCACACCCTACTTGCCGTGTCCTTCTTCTCTGAGCGGAAGTACTTCTGGGGGTACATATTCGTCGGCTGGGGTATGGTACCAGGGAGGGCTACCAGGCTGGGGACAAGGGGGCAAAGCTGGGGAGCTCATTAGGGGAGGGGTTGCCACCTCAGCCTGCAGCCTTAGGTCTTGCTGGGATGTAGGTCTTGCCTTCAAGTTTCTCAGCCAGTGGTTGATAAAAGTCCCCCAATTGTCTGTTCCCAGAGCAGGTGCCCTCTGGCTACAGCTGCACCTCAGGCTGACCTGGGGGCCCAACAGGTCCTCTGAATGTCCTTCCATTTCCCCTTTAGCCCTTCAGATACCCAGGGCTACTGCTAGTCTATACAATGCCTCTGCCCAGATTAGAAAAAGACCTTTAGGTGAACACAGTCCCTCTGGCATATAGCTGTATCCCCTCAGTGGAGCCTCTTTGCCCAGTGAACAACCTGAGTACGTATATGCCACTAGAGGTGGCCATGGTGGAAGCCCACCTTTTCTCCTTGCCTTTCCCTGGTTCTTCCTTCCCAatatctccctctgcctcccatgccctctcctctttctctcccctttggCCCCGACAGGGGTACCCAGCACCTTCATCATGGTGTGGACCATCGTCAGAATCCATTTTGAGGATTATGGGTAAGCTGtcaccctgccccctcctcctggctgaCATCACTTGGGGGAGGACTCCTGGTGGGGTGAGGGGGACCTGGGAGTAATAGACTCTGGGCCAGCGGTCCCTGAAGGGTTTGGGGGCAGAGCCGGGGACAGCAGGAGGACTGCTGACTCTCTCTGGCTGAGGACAACCTCTCTCATTTCCCCCCCACCGCACCCTATCCAGATGCTGGGACACCATCCACTCCTCACTGTGGTGGATCATAAAGGCCCCCATCCTCGCCTCCATCCTGGTAAGGTGTCCTCCCACCATGTagggatggggaaactgaggcccagagtgggTAGACAACAGGTCTTCCAAGGTCCCACAGAAAACTTGTG is a genomic window of Sus scrofa isolate TJ Tabasco breed Duroc chromosome 13, Sscrofa11.1, whole genome shotgun sequence containing:
- the VIPR1 gene encoding vasoactive intestinal polypeptide receptor 1 isoform X2, coding for MIKVQHKQCLEEAQLENETSGCSKMWDNLTCWPATPRGQVVVLACPLIFKLFSPTQGLNVSRNCTDEGWTPLEPGPYPIACGMDDKASGLDEQQQTVFYNSVKTGYTIGYSLSLAALLVATAILSLFRKLHCTRNYIHMHLFISFILRATAVFIKDLALFDSEESDHCSKGSVGCKAAVVLFQYCVMANFFWLLVEGLYLHTLLAVSFFSERKYFWGYIFVGWGVPSTFIMVWTIVRIHFEDYGCWDTIHSSLWWIIKAPILASILVNFILFIRIIGILVQKLRPPDVGKSDNSPYSRLAKSTLLLIPLFGVHYIMFAFFPDNFKAEVKMVFELIVGSFQGFVVAILYCFLNGEVQAELRRKWRRWHQQGVLGWDSKYQHPSGGSNGATCSTQVSMLTRVSPSARRSSSFQAEVSLV
- the VIPR1 gene encoding vasoactive intestinal polypeptide receptor 1 isoform X6; the protein is MWDNLTCWPATPRGQVVVLACPLIFKLFSPTQGLNVSRNCTDEGWTPLEPGPYPIACGMDDKASGLDEQQTVFYNSVKTGYTIGYSLSLAALLVATAILSLFRKLHCTRNYIHMHLFISFILRATAVFIKDLALFDSEESDHCSKGSVGCKAAVVLFQYCVMANFFWLLVEGLYLHTLLAVSFFSERKYFWGYIFVGWGVPSTFIMVWTIVRIHFEDYGCWDTIHSSLWWIIKAPILASILVNFILFIRIIGILVQKLRPPDVGKSDNSPYSRLAKSTLLLIPLFGVHYIMFAFFPDNFKAEVKMVFELIVGSFQGFVVAILYCFLNGEVQAELRRKWRRWHQQGVLGWDSKYQHPSGGSNGATCSTQVSMLTRVSPSARRSSSFQAEVSLV
- the VIPR1 gene encoding vasoactive intestinal polypeptide receptor 1 isoform X4, giving the protein MFGSVGGCSKMWDNLTCWPATPRGQVVVLACPLIFKLFSPTQGLNVSRNCTDEGWTPLEPGPYPIACGMDDKASGLDEQQQTVFYNSVKTGYTIGYSLSLAALLVATAILSLFRKLHCTRNYIHMHLFISFILRATAVFIKDLALFDSEESDHCSKGSVGCKAAVVLFQYCVMANFFWLLVEGLYLHTLLAVSFFSERKYFWGYIFVGWGVPSTFIMVWTIVRIHFEDYGCWDTIHSSLWWIIKAPILASILVNFILFIRIIGILVQKLRPPDVGKSDNSPYSRLAKSTLLLIPLFGVHYIMFAFFPDNFKAEVKMVFELIVGSFQGFVVAILYCFLNGEVQAELRRKWRRWHQQGVLGWDSKYQHPSGGSNGATCSTQVSMLTRVSPSARRSSSFQAEVSLV
- the VIPR1 gene encoding vasoactive intestinal polypeptide receptor 1 isoform X3; translation: MIKVQHKQCLEEAQLENETSGCSKMWDNLTCWPATPRGQVVVLACPLIFKLFSPTQGLNVSRNCTDEGWTPLEPGPYPIACGMDDKASGLDEQQTVFYNSVKTGYTIGYSLSLAALLVATAILSLFRKLHCTRNYIHMHLFISFILRATAVFIKDLALFDSEESDHCSKGSVGCKAAVVLFQYCVMANFFWLLVEGLYLHTLLAVSFFSERKYFWGYIFVGWGVPSTFIMVWTIVRIHFEDYGCWDTIHSSLWWIIKAPILASILVNFILFIRIIGILVQKLRPPDVGKSDNSPYSRLAKSTLLLIPLFGVHYIMFAFFPDNFKAEVKMVFELIVGSFQGFVVAILYCFLNGEVQAELRRKWRRWHQQGVLGWDSKYQHPSGGSNGATCSTQVSMLTRVSPSARRSSSFQAEVSLV
- the VIPR1 gene encoding vasoactive intestinal polypeptide receptor 1 isoform X5; this translates as MWDNLTCWPATPRGQVVVLACPLIFKLFSPTQGLNVSRNCTDEGWTPLEPGPYPIACGMDDKASGLDEQQQTVFYNSVKTGYTIGYSLSLAALLVATAILSLFRKLHCTRNYIHMHLFISFILRATAVFIKDLALFDSEESDHCSKGSVGCKAAVVLFQYCVMANFFWLLVEGLYLHTLLAVSFFSERKYFWGYIFVGWGVPSTFIMVWTIVRIHFEDYGCWDTIHSSLWWIIKAPILASILVNFILFIRIIGILVQKLRPPDVGKSDNSPYSRLAKSTLLLIPLFGVHYIMFAFFPDNFKAEVKMVFELIVGSFQGFVVAILYCFLNGEVQAELRRKWRRWHQQGVLGWDSKYQHPSGGSNGATCSTQVSMLTRVSPSARRSSSFQAEVSLV